A window of the Harmonia axyridis chromosome 5, icHarAxyr1.1, whole genome shotgun sequence genome harbors these coding sequences:
- the LOC123681340 gene encoding sideroflexin-1 isoform X3 has translation MTLAQATIDIDKSEYDLDTFLGRCRHFFEITNPLNLLVSDAELERSKELVLACRQNQPLPDDVVEGELRRAKILYDSAFHPETGEKMNLIGRMSAQVPCNMLITGGMMTFYKSNLEVFLWQWINQSFNALVNFTNRSGDASFTNEQIAQSYVLATSGAVVTAVGLNKALKRAPPVVKRMVPFFAVFAANCINIPLMRAQELKCGTAIYDSDNNKVGYSKAAAQKGISQVIISRVFMAVPGMLFTPFVMNHFEKKGVLRRMPWITLPLQIALVGACITITTPVGCALYKQNATMPFDQLETELRDDLRRRYQNKPPAEVFFNKGL, from the exons AT GACACTTGCACAAGCCACAATCGACATAGACAAATCAGAATACGATTTGGACACATTTTTGGGACGATGCAGACACTTCTTCGAGATCACCAATCCATTAAATCTGCTTGTAAGCGATGCAGAATTGGAAAGGTCCAAAGAACTAGTTTTAGCTTGCAG ACAAAACCAACCATTGCCAGATGATGTTGTAGAAGGGGAGTTGCGAAGGGCTAAAATTCTCTACGATTCCGCTTTTCATCCTGAGACAGGCGAAAAGATGAACCTGATAGGCAGGATGTCAGCGCAGGTCCCATGTAACATGCTCATTACCGGTGGAATGATGACATTCTACAAGTCCAATCTGGAGGTATTTCTCTGGCAATGGATAAATCAGTCTTTCAACGCCTTAGTTAATTTCACCAATAGAAGCGGAGATGCATCTTTCACAAATGA GCAAATTGCACAGTCTTATGTTCTCGCAACCAGTGGTGCCGTTGTTACCGCAGTTGGTCTCAATAAAGCCCTCAAG AGAGCACCACCAGTAGTTAAGAGGATGGTACCCTTCTTTGCTGTCTTTGCTGCCAACTGTATCAATATTCCACTGATGAGAGCTCA AGAACTAAAATGTGGTACAGCAATTTACGACAGTGATAATAATAAGGTAGGCTACTCTAAAGCAGCCGCCCAGAAGGGTATTTCTCAGGTTATCATCAGCAGGGTATTCATGGCAGTACCAGGAATGT TATTCACACCCTTTGTGATGAACCACTTCGAAAAAAAAGGGGTACTTAGAAGGATGCCTTGGATTACCTTACCCTTACAAATAGCTCTAGTTGGGGCTTGCATTACAATAACGACCCCTGTAGGGTGTGCCCTCTATAAACAAAATGCTACTATGCCTTTTGACCAATTAGAAACTGAACTCAGG GATGACCTTAGACGTAGATACCAAAATAAGCCCCCCGCTGAAGTATTTTTCAACAAAGGGTTATAA
- the LOC123681340 gene encoding sideroflexin-1-3 isoform X2, protein MTRVTNLFVRTLAQATIDIDKSEYDLDTFLGRCRHFFEITNPLNLLVSDAELERSKELVLACRQNQPLPDDVVEGELRRAKILYDSAFHPETGEKMNLIGRMSAQVPCNMLITGGMMTFYKSNLEVFLWQWINQSFNALVNFTNRSGDASFTNEQIAQSYVLATSGAVVTAVGLNKALKRAPPVVKRMVPFFAVFAANCINIPLMRAQELKCGTAIYDSDNNKVGYSKAAAQKGISQVIISRVFMAVPGMLFSPVIMNGLEQRGTFCRYPWLALPLQTGILGLFSLFATPAGCALFKQCQKLQFEDLECSVQDDLRRRYQNKPPAEVFFNKGL, encoded by the exons ATGACAAGAGTTACAAATCTGTTCGTTAGGACACTTGCACAAGCCACAATCGACATAGACAAATCAGAATACGATTTGGACACATTTTTGGGACGATGCAGACACTTCTTCGAGATCACCAATCCATTAAATCTGCTTGTAAGCGATGCAGAATTGGAAAGGTCCAAAGAACTAGTTTTAGCTTGCAG ACAAAACCAACCATTGCCAGATGATGTTGTAGAAGGGGAGTTGCGAAGGGCTAAAATTCTCTACGATTCCGCTTTTCATCCTGAGACAGGCGAAAAGATGAACCTGATAGGCAGGATGTCAGCGCAGGTCCCATGTAACATGCTCATTACCGGTGGAATGATGACATTCTACAAGTCCAATCTGGAGGTATTTCTCTGGCAATGGATAAATCAGTCTTTCAACGCCTTAGTTAATTTCACCAATAGAAGCGGAGATGCATCTTTCACAAATGA GCAAATTGCACAGTCTTATGTTCTCGCAACCAGTGGTGCCGTTGTTACCGCAGTTGGTCTCAATAAAGCCCTCAAG AGAGCACCACCAGTAGTTAAGAGGATGGTACCCTTCTTTGCTGTCTTTGCTGCCAACTGTATCAATATTCCACTGATGAGAGCTCA AGAACTAAAATGTGGTACAGCAATTTACGACAGTGATAATAATAAGGTAGGCTACTCTAAAGCAGCCGCCCAGAAGGGTATTTCTCAGGTTATCATCAGCAGGGTATTCATGGCAGTACCAGGAATGT TGTTTTCTCCGGTAATAATGAATGGGTTGGAACAAAGAGGCACCTTTTGTAGATATCCCTGGCTTGCTTTACCCTTGCAAACTGGTATATTAGGACTGTTCTCACTTTTCGCTACTCCTGCTGGATGTGCTTTATTCAAACAATGtcaaaaattacaatttgaagATCTGGAATGTTCAGTACAG GATGACCTTAGACGTAGATACCAAAATAAGCCCCCCGCTGAAGTATTTTTCAACAAAGGGTTATAA
- the LOC123681340 gene encoding sideroflexin-1 isoform X4 — protein sequence MTRVTNLFVRTLAQATIDIDKSEYDLDTFLGRCRHFFEITNPLNLLVSDAELERSKELVLACRQNQPLPDDVVEGELRRAKILYDSAFHPETGEKMNLIGRMSAQVPCNMLITGGMMTFYKSNLEVFLWQWINQSFNALVNFTNRSGDASFTNEQIAQSYVLATSGAVVTAVGLNKALKRAPPVVKRMVPFFAVFAANCINIPLMRAQELKCGTAIYDSDNNKVGYSKAAAQKGISQVIISRVFMAVPGMLFTPFVMNHFEKKGVLRRMPWITLPLQIALVGACITITTPVGCALYKQNATMPFDQLETELRCFLR from the exons ATGACAAGAGTTACAAATCTGTTCGTTAGGACACTTGCACAAGCCACAATCGACATAGACAAATCAGAATACGATTTGGACACATTTTTGGGACGATGCAGACACTTCTTCGAGATCACCAATCCATTAAATCTGCTTGTAAGCGATGCAGAATTGGAAAGGTCCAAAGAACTAGTTTTAGCTTGCAG ACAAAACCAACCATTGCCAGATGATGTTGTAGAAGGGGAGTTGCGAAGGGCTAAAATTCTCTACGATTCCGCTTTTCATCCTGAGACAGGCGAAAAGATGAACCTGATAGGCAGGATGTCAGCGCAGGTCCCATGTAACATGCTCATTACCGGTGGAATGATGACATTCTACAAGTCCAATCTGGAGGTATTTCTCTGGCAATGGATAAATCAGTCTTTCAACGCCTTAGTTAATTTCACCAATAGAAGCGGAGATGCATCTTTCACAAATGA GCAAATTGCACAGTCTTATGTTCTCGCAACCAGTGGTGCCGTTGTTACCGCAGTTGGTCTCAATAAAGCCCTCAAG AGAGCACCACCAGTAGTTAAGAGGATGGTACCCTTCTTTGCTGTCTTTGCTGCCAACTGTATCAATATTCCACTGATGAGAGCTCA AGAACTAAAATGTGGTACAGCAATTTACGACAGTGATAATAATAAGGTAGGCTACTCTAAAGCAGCCGCCCAGAAGGGTATTTCTCAGGTTATCATCAGCAGGGTATTCATGGCAGTACCAGGAATGT TATTCACACCCTTTGTGATGAACCACTTCGAAAAAAAAGGGGTACTTAGAAGGATGCCTTGGATTACCTTACCCTTACAAATAGCTCTAGTTGGGGCTTGCATTACAATAACGACCCCTGTAGGGTGTGCCCTCTATAAACAAAATGCTACTATGCCTTTTGACCAATTAGAAACTGAACTCAGG TGTTTTCTCCGGTAA
- the LOC123681340 gene encoding sideroflexin-1 isoform X1, which produces MTRVTNLFVRTLAQATIDIDKSEYDLDTFLGRCRHFFEITNPLNLLVSDAELERSKELVLACRQNQPLPDDVVEGELRRAKILYDSAFHPETGEKMNLIGRMSAQVPCNMLITGGMMTFYKSNLEVFLWQWINQSFNALVNFTNRSGDASFTNEQIAQSYVLATSGAVVTAVGLNKALKRAPPVVKRMVPFFAVFAANCINIPLMRAQELKCGTAIYDSDNNKVGYSKAAAQKGISQVIISRVFMAVPGMLFTPFVMNHFEKKGVLRRMPWITLPLQIALVGACITITTPVGCALYKQNATMPFDQLETELRDDLRRRYQNKPPAEVFFNKGL; this is translated from the exons ATGACAAGAGTTACAAATCTGTTCGTTAGGACACTTGCACAAGCCACAATCGACATAGACAAATCAGAATACGATTTGGACACATTTTTGGGACGATGCAGACACTTCTTCGAGATCACCAATCCATTAAATCTGCTTGTAAGCGATGCAGAATTGGAAAGGTCCAAAGAACTAGTTTTAGCTTGCAG ACAAAACCAACCATTGCCAGATGATGTTGTAGAAGGGGAGTTGCGAAGGGCTAAAATTCTCTACGATTCCGCTTTTCATCCTGAGACAGGCGAAAAGATGAACCTGATAGGCAGGATGTCAGCGCAGGTCCCATGTAACATGCTCATTACCGGTGGAATGATGACATTCTACAAGTCCAATCTGGAGGTATTTCTCTGGCAATGGATAAATCAGTCTTTCAACGCCTTAGTTAATTTCACCAATAGAAGCGGAGATGCATCTTTCACAAATGA GCAAATTGCACAGTCTTATGTTCTCGCAACCAGTGGTGCCGTTGTTACCGCAGTTGGTCTCAATAAAGCCCTCAAG AGAGCACCACCAGTAGTTAAGAGGATGGTACCCTTCTTTGCTGTCTTTGCTGCCAACTGTATCAATATTCCACTGATGAGAGCTCA AGAACTAAAATGTGGTACAGCAATTTACGACAGTGATAATAATAAGGTAGGCTACTCTAAAGCAGCCGCCCAGAAGGGTATTTCTCAGGTTATCATCAGCAGGGTATTCATGGCAGTACCAGGAATGT TATTCACACCCTTTGTGATGAACCACTTCGAAAAAAAAGGGGTACTTAGAAGGATGCCTTGGATTACCTTACCCTTACAAATAGCTCTAGTTGGGGCTTGCATTACAATAACGACCCCTGTAGGGTGTGCCCTCTATAAACAAAATGCTACTATGCCTTTTGACCAATTAGAAACTGAACTCAGG GATGACCTTAGACGTAGATACCAAAATAAGCCCCCCGCTGAAGTATTTTTCAACAAAGGGTTATAA
- the LOC123681337 gene encoding uncharacterized protein LOC123681337 isoform X2: MSRLFQPSGLPILKFRNLKSESQHVSSTNQVGSSSVPLISASKIARLRPSTVAVRLHESNEYVDKNIPLRPSTAKTKIIHSKINVKVTKTTGEEKMFNKIDTSIFPEGNNAPTKAGSSLAVRKSAAMPNLPPSSLRKEVSLQMKSMLSKAPIGAKVTGVGAKSSKVAPLEEIMTSHGPQQVLQKVITEKRVERTKYGEVVAKNIRTIETDPATGENILVEEEFQELNPEFPPSKGLIKETVSIVSERDITTSFVMSRKNIIRETIKLTLDLGMDKNRVELLVREETEDVSNILKNVAPELVNQDPRLFSLKKRHQQLSLSPENAGLLEKSFTSSPITADLPTVEASPELVATVMDVSNKSGLSTIPTERIFNSLFGAERESSPYVILSSASPGPLEDVVIPTFVDENIHQQILSRQMEQVSALVQLTDNKPSEDSFLKAQPSKPRRKGRRKRPYKPLSAEDPPWSNEALLVSIEAVGARPSYSLHPPDILDTVSMGRLKKETAKGVEYILDCEPHQYLSRVQLRGSQPPPWFPALSNSVEVAKSPSEVLLSAWKSVQPDVFSDDSVMYN; the protein is encoded by the exons ATGTCAAGGCTGTTCCAGCCTTCAGGATTGCCTATTTTAAAGTTTAGAAATCTCAAGTCAGAAAGTCAACATGTTTCGTCAACCAATCAAGTTGGGTCTTCATCTGTGCCACTGATATCAG CTTCCAAGATAGCTCGATTGAGACCATCGACTGTTGCTGTAAGGTTACATGAATCTAACGAGTATGTTGATAAGAATATTCCACTCAG ACCTTCAACTGCGAAAACCAAAATCATACATTCAAAAATCAACGTCAAAGTAACAAAGACCACTGGAGAAGAGAAGATGTTCAATAAAATTGACACATCTATTTTTCCTGAag GGAATAATGCACCAACGAAAGCGG gatCTTCGTTGGCTGTCAGAAAATCTGCAGCTATGCCAAACC TCCCACCATCTTCGCTCAGAAAAGAAGTATCTCTTCAGATGAAAAGTATGCTTTCTAAGGCCCCAATTGGTGCTAAGGTTACTGGTGTGGGAGCTAAAAGTTCTAAGGTCGCACCATTAGAAGAAATCATGACATCACATGGACCACAACAGGTACTTCAGAAGGTAATAACAGAGAAGAGAGTAGAGAGGACAAAATATGGGGAAGTAGTAGCGAAAAATATCAGGACGATTGAAACTGATCCTGCTACTGGAGAAAACATTCTCGTTGAAGAGGAGTTCCAGGAGCT AAATCCAGAATTTCCACCGTCTAAG GGACTAATCAAAGAAACTGTTTCTATCGTAAGCGAAAGAGACATAACAACTTCCTTCGTCATGAGTAGGAAAAATATAATTCGGGAGACCATAAAG TTGACTTTGGACTTAGGCATGGACAAAAACAGAGTTGAACTTCTTGTCAGAGAGGAAACAGAAGATGTCTCCAATATACTCAAAAATGTTGCCCCAGAATTAGTGAATCAAGATCCTCGACTGTTTTCTTTGAAGAAACGACATCAACAGCTCAGTCTTAGTCCGGAAAATGCTGGATTATTGGAAAAA TCATTCACATCATCACCAATAACTGCTGATTTACCTACAGTAGAAGCATCTCCCGAATTAGTAGCAACAGTAATGGACGTCTCCAATAAAAGTGGCTTGTCTACCATTCCAACAGAAaggatattcaattcattgttcGGTGCTGAACGGGAAAGTAGCCCTTATGTGATTTTAAG TTCTGCCTCTCCAGGACCTCTGGAAGACGTGGTAATACCAACATTCGTGGATGAAAATATCCACCAGCAAATTTTGAGCAGACAGATGGAGCAAGTATCTGCTTTGGTGCAGCTGACGGATAATAAACCTTCTGAAGATAGTTTTCTGAAAGCTCAACCTTCAAAACCAAGGCGCAAAG gaagaagaaaaagaccGTATAAGCCTTTATCAGCTGAGGATCCACCTTGGAGTAATGAAG CTTTGCTTGTGTCTATTGAAGCAGTTGGTGCCCGTCCATCATATTCTCTTCATCCTCCTGATATTTTGGACACTGTATCGATGGGAAGGTTGAAGAAAGAAACAGCTAAAGGTGTGGAGTACATTTTGGATTGTGAGCCACACCAATACCTCTCAAGAGTGCAACTGAGAGGATCTCAGCCACCTCCTTGGTTTCCAG CACTGTCGAATTCTGTGGAAGTAGCAAAGTCTCCTAGTGAAGTTCTGTTGTCTGCTTGGAAATCTGTACAGCCCGATGTTTTTTCTGATGATTCAGTGATGTATAATTGA
- the LOC123681337 gene encoding uncharacterized protein LOC123681337 isoform X1 yields MSRLFQPSGLPILKFRNLKSESQHVSSTNQVGSSSVPLISASKIARLRPSTVAVRLHESNEYVDKNIPLRPSTAKTKIIHSKINVKVTKTTGEEKMFNKIDTSIFPEGNNAPTKAGSSLAVRKSAAMPNLPPSSLRKEVSLQMKSMLSKAPIGAKVTGVGAKSSKVAPLEEIMTSHGPQQVLQKVITEKRVERTKYGEVVAKNIRTIETDPATGENILVEEEFQELNPEFPPSKGLIKETVSIVSERDITTSFVMSRKNIIRETIKLTLDLGMDKNRVELLVREETEDVSNILKNVAPELVNQDPRLFSLKKRHQQLSLSPENAGLLEKSFTSSPITADLPTVEASPELVATVMDVSNKSGLSTIPTERIFNSLFGAERESSPYVILSSASPGPLEDVVIPTFVDENIHQQILSRQMEQVSALVQLTDNKPSEDSFLKAQPSKPRRKGRRKRPYKPLSAEDPPWSNEALLVSIEAVGARPSYSLHPPDILDTVSMGRLKKETAKGVEYILDCEPHQYLSRVQLRGSQPPPWFPGYMVALSNSVEVAKSPSEVLLSAWKSVQPDVFSDDSVMYN; encoded by the exons ATGTCAAGGCTGTTCCAGCCTTCAGGATTGCCTATTTTAAAGTTTAGAAATCTCAAGTCAGAAAGTCAACATGTTTCGTCAACCAATCAAGTTGGGTCTTCATCTGTGCCACTGATATCAG CTTCCAAGATAGCTCGATTGAGACCATCGACTGTTGCTGTAAGGTTACATGAATCTAACGAGTATGTTGATAAGAATATTCCACTCAG ACCTTCAACTGCGAAAACCAAAATCATACATTCAAAAATCAACGTCAAAGTAACAAAGACCACTGGAGAAGAGAAGATGTTCAATAAAATTGACACATCTATTTTTCCTGAag GGAATAATGCACCAACGAAAGCGG gatCTTCGTTGGCTGTCAGAAAATCTGCAGCTATGCCAAACC TCCCACCATCTTCGCTCAGAAAAGAAGTATCTCTTCAGATGAAAAGTATGCTTTCTAAGGCCCCAATTGGTGCTAAGGTTACTGGTGTGGGAGCTAAAAGTTCTAAGGTCGCACCATTAGAAGAAATCATGACATCACATGGACCACAACAGGTACTTCAGAAGGTAATAACAGAGAAGAGAGTAGAGAGGACAAAATATGGGGAAGTAGTAGCGAAAAATATCAGGACGATTGAAACTGATCCTGCTACTGGAGAAAACATTCTCGTTGAAGAGGAGTTCCAGGAGCT AAATCCAGAATTTCCACCGTCTAAG GGACTAATCAAAGAAACTGTTTCTATCGTAAGCGAAAGAGACATAACAACTTCCTTCGTCATGAGTAGGAAAAATATAATTCGGGAGACCATAAAG TTGACTTTGGACTTAGGCATGGACAAAAACAGAGTTGAACTTCTTGTCAGAGAGGAAACAGAAGATGTCTCCAATATACTCAAAAATGTTGCCCCAGAATTAGTGAATCAAGATCCTCGACTGTTTTCTTTGAAGAAACGACATCAACAGCTCAGTCTTAGTCCGGAAAATGCTGGATTATTGGAAAAA TCATTCACATCATCACCAATAACTGCTGATTTACCTACAGTAGAAGCATCTCCCGAATTAGTAGCAACAGTAATGGACGTCTCCAATAAAAGTGGCTTGTCTACCATTCCAACAGAAaggatattcaattcattgttcGGTGCTGAACGGGAAAGTAGCCCTTATGTGATTTTAAG TTCTGCCTCTCCAGGACCTCTGGAAGACGTGGTAATACCAACATTCGTGGATGAAAATATCCACCAGCAAATTTTGAGCAGACAGATGGAGCAAGTATCTGCTTTGGTGCAGCTGACGGATAATAAACCTTCTGAAGATAGTTTTCTGAAAGCTCAACCTTCAAAACCAAGGCGCAAAG gaagaagaaaaagaccGTATAAGCCTTTATCAGCTGAGGATCCACCTTGGAGTAATGAAG CTTTGCTTGTGTCTATTGAAGCAGTTGGTGCCCGTCCATCATATTCTCTTCATCCTCCTGATATTTTGGACACTGTATCGATGGGAAGGTTGAAGAAAGAAACAGCTAAAGGTGTGGAGTACATTTTGGATTGTGAGCCACACCAATACCTCTCAAGAGTGCAACTGAGAGGATCTCAGCCACCTCCTTGGTTTCCAG GTTATATGGTAGCACTGTCGAATTCTGTGGAAGTAGCAAAGTCTCCTAGTGAAGTTCTGTTGTCTGCTTGGAAATCTGTACAGCCCGATGTTTTTTCTGATGATTCAGTGATGTATAATTGA
- the LOC123681337 gene encoding uncharacterized protein LOC123681337 isoform X3, with product MSRLFQPSGLPILKFRNLKSESQHVSSTNQVGSSSVPLISASKIARLRPSTVAVRLHESNEYVDKNIPLRPSTAKTKIIHSKINVKVTKTTGEEKMFNKIDTSIFPEGSSLAVRKSAAMPNLPPSSLRKEVSLQMKSMLSKAPIGAKVTGVGAKSSKVAPLEEIMTSHGPQQVLQKVITEKRVERTKYGEVVAKNIRTIETDPATGENILVEEEFQELNPEFPPSKGLIKETVSIVSERDITTSFVMSRKNIIRETIKLTLDLGMDKNRVELLVREETEDVSNILKNVAPELVNQDPRLFSLKKRHQQLSLSPENAGLLEKSFTSSPITADLPTVEASPELVATVMDVSNKSGLSTIPTERIFNSLFGAERESSPYVILSSASPGPLEDVVIPTFVDENIHQQILSRQMEQVSALVQLTDNKPSEDSFLKAQPSKPRRKGRRKRPYKPLSAEDPPWSNEALLVSIEAVGARPSYSLHPPDILDTVSMGRLKKETAKGVEYILDCEPHQYLSRVQLRGSQPPPWFPGYMVALSNSVEVAKSPSEVLLSAWKSVQPDVFSDDSVMYN from the exons ATGTCAAGGCTGTTCCAGCCTTCAGGATTGCCTATTTTAAAGTTTAGAAATCTCAAGTCAGAAAGTCAACATGTTTCGTCAACCAATCAAGTTGGGTCTTCATCTGTGCCACTGATATCAG CTTCCAAGATAGCTCGATTGAGACCATCGACTGTTGCTGTAAGGTTACATGAATCTAACGAGTATGTTGATAAGAATATTCCACTCAG ACCTTCAACTGCGAAAACCAAAATCATACATTCAAAAATCAACGTCAAAGTAACAAAGACCACTGGAGAAGAGAAGATGTTCAATAAAATTGACACATCTATTTTTCCTGAag gatCTTCGTTGGCTGTCAGAAAATCTGCAGCTATGCCAAACC TCCCACCATCTTCGCTCAGAAAAGAAGTATCTCTTCAGATGAAAAGTATGCTTTCTAAGGCCCCAATTGGTGCTAAGGTTACTGGTGTGGGAGCTAAAAGTTCTAAGGTCGCACCATTAGAAGAAATCATGACATCACATGGACCACAACAGGTACTTCAGAAGGTAATAACAGAGAAGAGAGTAGAGAGGACAAAATATGGGGAAGTAGTAGCGAAAAATATCAGGACGATTGAAACTGATCCTGCTACTGGAGAAAACATTCTCGTTGAAGAGGAGTTCCAGGAGCT AAATCCAGAATTTCCACCGTCTAAG GGACTAATCAAAGAAACTGTTTCTATCGTAAGCGAAAGAGACATAACAACTTCCTTCGTCATGAGTAGGAAAAATATAATTCGGGAGACCATAAAG TTGACTTTGGACTTAGGCATGGACAAAAACAGAGTTGAACTTCTTGTCAGAGAGGAAACAGAAGATGTCTCCAATATACTCAAAAATGTTGCCCCAGAATTAGTGAATCAAGATCCTCGACTGTTTTCTTTGAAGAAACGACATCAACAGCTCAGTCTTAGTCCGGAAAATGCTGGATTATTGGAAAAA TCATTCACATCATCACCAATAACTGCTGATTTACCTACAGTAGAAGCATCTCCCGAATTAGTAGCAACAGTAATGGACGTCTCCAATAAAAGTGGCTTGTCTACCATTCCAACAGAAaggatattcaattcattgttcGGTGCTGAACGGGAAAGTAGCCCTTATGTGATTTTAAG TTCTGCCTCTCCAGGACCTCTGGAAGACGTGGTAATACCAACATTCGTGGATGAAAATATCCACCAGCAAATTTTGAGCAGACAGATGGAGCAAGTATCTGCTTTGGTGCAGCTGACGGATAATAAACCTTCTGAAGATAGTTTTCTGAAAGCTCAACCTTCAAAACCAAGGCGCAAAG gaagaagaaaaagaccGTATAAGCCTTTATCAGCTGAGGATCCACCTTGGAGTAATGAAG CTTTGCTTGTGTCTATTGAAGCAGTTGGTGCCCGTCCATCATATTCTCTTCATCCTCCTGATATTTTGGACACTGTATCGATGGGAAGGTTGAAGAAAGAAACAGCTAAAGGTGTGGAGTACATTTTGGATTGTGAGCCACACCAATACCTCTCAAGAGTGCAACTGAGAGGATCTCAGCCACCTCCTTGGTTTCCAG GTTATATGGTAGCACTGTCGAATTCTGTGGAAGTAGCAAAGTCTCCTAGTGAAGTTCTGTTGTCTGCTTGGAAATCTGTACAGCCCGATGTTTTTTCTGATGATTCAGTGATGTATAATTGA